TTCGTGCTTGAAGTAAGGTGAGAAATGAAGTAGCCATGGCTGCCTTGATTATGGTTTAATCTATTTAATGGTTACAATTTTAACCCCCTAAACGCAATATTATTGAATTGAGTGCGGTTAGATCATAAAGGATGGACAGCACCGAAAGTATCGGGAGCTTACAACGTCGATAACGGCGATTGTGAGCTCTTTTTGCTTTCCAATAATTAGGTTGCTGCTATAATGAAGATCTGGATGATTCCATTTACGTCCGAATCCATTCAACAGTTGTATACACTTTTTGAAGGAACGGAGATTCATGTTGATAGCATGTTGATGAAAGAGTGCAGCCTGTTCAACAATGAAGTTCACATACAGGATCACATTCCAATCTATTCATGGAATGAGTCGATAAAAAGTTCTTTCGTTTATGCACTGCAGCTTCGAGGTTATAGTAAAAAAACGATAAAAGCTTATTGTAGTCAAGTCCATCGATTTCATGCTTTTGTACAGCAGCAAAATCAGAGGATGGGTCACGAGAAATTGATTCAGAGTTATTCCTTACACTTACTTCATAGGAAATGTTCTCATTCCTATGTTAATCAAGCGCTCAGCGCGATCAAATTCTATGCTCAAAAAGTATTATTGCATGAGGAAACAGTCTCTTATGTTCGCCCTAAGAAAGAAAAGAAGTTGCCGAATGTGTTATCGATGAACGAAGTGATGTTGATCTTAAAAGCACTCCATAATTTAAAACATCGTGCGATCCTATACCTTACTTATTCTTCAGGATTACGGGTAGGGGAAGTGGTCCGGTTGAAAACTCAAAACATTGATTTCGAGCGAAAAACACTTCGGGTTTCTCAAGGCAAAGGTCGAAAGGATCGTCTTACGCTATTATCCGATACAGCTATGGATATGGTTCAACCGTATTTACAACAAGAAAAGCCTGAGAAGTGGATGTTCCCAGGTCAACACCCAGAGCGCCATATGACTGAACGAACGGTTCAAAAAGTGTTCGAACAAGCACGTACTGCCTCTGGAATCCAGAAAAAGGTTAGTATTCACGCCTTACGCCATTCATTCGCTACTCATCTATTGGAAGGTGGAATAGACATTCGCTTCATTCAAGAGTTGCTCGGTCATCAAAGTGTACGCACCACCGAAAGGTATACACATGTGAGTGTGAAGGACATAAGAAGAATTAAAAGTCCGTTAGATCAATTGGAAGAGGAGATTACGGGAGAGGAGTCGTAAACATGGTTGGTGAAGGAGTGTTCATGAAGTTCGTGAACACCCTAAAGAGATGATACTTTTGCGATGTTCGTGAAAAAGACGTTATATGAAATCCCTAATTAAATAGTATAAGGAGAACAAAATGATTAATATTTTTTGTGATTTAGAGAAAAGTACAAGAATTATAGTAAATCAAAGGATTAACGACTATTTAGACATTTACATGACTTTTTATAGAGATCTAGGACCTGAAGAAGGATTTCGTTCACTATTCCCACCAATGATATGGATTGAGGATGATGAGAAATGTATAAAAACCATGATAGAACTAGATGTATGGACAAGAGATGAATATTTACATCATCTTAAACCTATTCATGAATTTGCATTGTATCAAGTTTTATGCCAGACAAATAATGAATTAACTGAAAGAGGGGAAGTAGTGCAAGAAACTCATGATGAAGATATAACTGAAGACGAGTATATATTGAGCAATCCAGACAATATAGACTTCTATTTAGATATTTTATTTCAAGATCATGATTTTTTATGGGTAGCAGATTATCTAGACGAATTTTTTAACAACCCTATAAACTTTGTGGAAAATCGAGATGTTGATCTTGATGATTACCTTGATTTAATGCCAACTGATATCAGAGAAGGGTATCGTAGTATTAAAAATTCTCTTTACCCTGCTAATATTAAGGCTATAAATAGAAAAACTATTCATTCACAAGAAGATTTTTTAGAGCATATTGAAAGCATTATTAACTATTATGTGCATTCAATTACTCTTAAAGATGCTTATAAACTGTTATGGAATGATAATGATCTTGCAAAGAAAGAAAAAAGTGCACAGCAACTTTTTAATTTTATGAGTGGAATATATTGTGAAGATAATAATATTGATATAACTCCTGAAGCTGAAACTGGGAGGGGACCAGTTGACTTTAAATTTTCTTTTGGTAATGCTTTTAAAACTTTAGTTGAAATTAAATTAGCCTCAAATGACCTTGTTAAAGGATTGAAAAATCAAACAGTTCAATATATGAAATCAGAAAGAGTTGATCACGCATATTATCTTGTTATATTAATGCACGATGAAGAACAAAATAAAATAGAAAAGTTGATAGAAAATGCTGATGAAATAAGTAGTAATTCCAAATTTAAAATTAATACAATCATTATTGATGCTAGGAGAACTAACAAACCATCAGCATCAAAGATACGATAGTATTTCAAAGAAGTAAGGGACTTCATATAACATAATATTCATGCTACGGACATTCGTCCTTGGTCCGGCAGGGGGAATTCGAAGAAGCTGGGGCAGCCGGACACATCCGACTCCGTCGGACGTCGTGAATACGGTAAAGTTATACGACAGAATCAAAAAAACAAAGAGAGCCAACAGGCCCTCAATCTAAAGATACATGTAATTCGTTATGTAGGTAAAGAGCGTCCTTAAAACCTTGTAAGTAGATTTCACGTTCTAAAATAGCTTGAACAGAAAGGTCCGCATCATCATAAAGGAATAGAGTCTTTTGTATATCCTCTGGTAGTAGTTCATGTAACTGCTTAAAGTAAAGGTTCCGATCAGATGAGAACTGGTTGTAGCTGAAGTTGTTTTTGATAAGCTCGCCATATAAAGATTCAATTCGATTACGGATCAGTGAATCGAGTAAGATTTCTAAAGAATTATGCATAATTTAACACCATCCAGTTCATTTGATTTTGCAAATAAAAGTTTAACTTATTGAATATAATTTTACCATATCGAACATTCAAGTCAAGACATGTTAAAGATTTTTTTGATAAAGAAAATATACTTTCATATAATTAAAGAAAAATTCACTTCGCGTGTGAAAGGAATATCAGATGATTAGTTACAAACCTTTTCAAAAATTATTGATCGACAGGGAAATTAAGAAGCAGGATTTACTTAAAATGACGGGGATTTCATCTGCTACAATGGCGAAGCTCAATACGAATGAATATGTTTCGCTAGAAGTAATTGATAAACTATGTACAGTTTTAGGTTGTCAGCCAGGAGATTTATTGGAACATATAGCAGAGCAATGACAGATTGGGATCAAGAATGAATGTTGGTTAATCTAAGAAGCGATTCCGTCGTATAACATAATATTCAAGCTGCGGCTCCTAACGGAGCCTTGGTCTGCCAGATGGATTTCGAAAAGGGAATCCAACAGACAACCCCTTGCGGGGTTCATGAATACAGACACGTTAGGTGAAATCCCCGTAAAGATGAAATCTATAATATTAAGTCCATACAAAGGAGCTTAAATAATGAATAGAATGACACGTGATAAAGCCATGCAATATGCCAAATATCGATTGCCTTTTTCAATAGAAGCAAGTAAATATGTTATTGATATAGCGAATGTAAGTGAAGGTGTAGTTGCTGATATTGGTGCAGGAACAGGACTTTTGACAAAACATTTTGTTGGTAATGTAAAGAAGGTATTTGTAATTGAACCTGATTTTGAAATGCGTGAACTTGCAAAGGAACTGATTGGGGAAAGAGAGGATGTAGAATTCCAAGATGGATTAGCTGAGAATACAAATCTGCTTGCACATTCTATAGATCTAATTGTAGCAGCCAATGCTTATCATAGATTTCATCCAGAAAGTACAATTAAAGAATTTAAAAGGATACTTAAACCTAATGGAATGTTAGCTGTTTTTTCATATTATGATGACTCAAATTTTTTCAGGGATACATTGCGAGTATGTAACGATGAACAATATGTTAAGCGATTGACTGAGTCTAGGCACATCAAACCAGTTCAATATTTTTATGGAGACTCAACACCAAATAGATATTTGTTTAAACAAGAGCATAACGAGACATGGGATGAATATTGGGGGGCAGTTATCTCTAGCATGGAATCACCGGATGAGAGAGAGGAATGGTTCGTAACATTTCAAGAAGCACATAAACAACGATTCAATGATTTGGCAAGAGATGGTGTAATTACAGTAATGTACGATACAGAAGTGTGGCTAGGACAACCAAAATATATATAAGATCCTAGGTTTGAAATTCAATGAAGCCGGGGGCATCACCTAACATCGCATTCCTACAGCGGGGCATTAGCCCCTTGGTCGCCGGAGGCATTTCGAGGAAGAGGATTCAAGCGACACATTGATTTCCCTAAGATAAGAGCTATCTAAGGGAAATCAACGTCAGGAATGCACATACGTTATCTGAAAGATCGGCAAAAATCATAATAGAAAACATTGATGGGAGAGCATTTTATGAGGCGCCTGGTAATCATGACGGTTGGAAAAACTCATAGTGGAAAAACCACTTTTGCTAAAGAATTAGAATCTGAACTACAACAAGCCATAGTCATTGATCAGGATAATCATGCTGAATTTATTAATAGCCATTATAAGAAACTTCGCCCTATAGAAGGTCCTAATACTTTTAAATTTTCTATAACAAATGCTATTGTTAACTATGCTATGGAGCAAAGCGATTTCCACATTATCTTAAGCAATTCCAATTTAAATAAATCAGGAAGAACAAATGTACTCCAGAACTTTCATGACAATGGATTTGAAAGTATTATAGTCCACTTTAATTTACCAATTGATTTATTGAAAGAACGTGTTACACAAACCCAAAGAAGTAAAGCTATATTTAGAAGTGCCTTGAACTTTTTGGAAGTATTGGAGAGACAAGAAAATACGATAGAAATTCAACCTACTAAAGATGAAGTTAATTATCTATTTGACATCAAGGACCCCAATGATACTTTGGAAATTATTCAACAAATAAAAGAGATAAGTGAATTTAGATAATTCGAAGATGGCCGATCCATCAGATAACATGGTATTCACGCTGCGTCGCTATCGCTCCTTGGTCCAGCCGAGGTAGAAGAAGTGGAGTCAAAGAGGCATTTCATTTGCAGAGAAGCTAAATCAGCCGGACAACCCTGCACTGCCTAACCGCGTCGCGGCCACTCCCTACGGTCGTTTAAGGCAGTGAGTGTTCGTGAATACAATAACGTTAGGTGAAATATTCGAAGAGCTTTTAAACCATAATAATGGGGGCATTTTAGATGCAAATTGAACAAGCCTTAGATTCAGAAATAATTACTAAACTCAATAGAGATATTCAAGAATTACATTTTTCACTGTATCCAGATCGTTTTAAGCCTTTCGATTTTAAGACGATCAATGAATTCTTTAAGAAAGTAATGGAGAATCCCAAAAATCTATTTTTAATTATTAAAGATAATGATCAATCTCTTGGTTACGTTTGGTTAGAATTCAGAGAATATCAGGAAAGTGCATTTACTAAAAGCTCTAAATCCATATTTGTACATCATCTTAGTATTTCGAAAGAGCATCAAAATAAAGGATATGGTTCATCGTTAATGGATAGAATTTATGAAATTGCAGAAAACAATAGTATTAGTAGGATTGAATTAGATTATTGGTTAGATAATGAAATAGCAAAAAGGTTCTATGAGAAGAATGAATTTATTAGATATCGAGAATTTGTATTCAAACAATTATAAGGGCGGAAACGTAAGAGATGTGCTAGCAATTCAGGAAGTCGAATACTTCACCTAACATTATATTCACGCTTCGGAACCTGGCGGTTCCTCGGTCCGCGAGAAGCGATTGGCAGTGAAGCGAAATCAGCGGACACATCCGCATCGACTAACTGCGCAAGCGCAGCCTTAAGTCAATACTTGAGCAAAACAATGAAGAATTAATTAAATCAAAAGTCTAGATTTTTTTATTACTCTAGTTTAAAACTATAATAAATTGATTACCTAAGTAACAACTGCTGATTAATTACATATTTATGTTATTCTACAAATATGATATGATTCTTGATAGGTTGTTCGTTTTGCTCAACAAAAGGGTAAACCCCCACGGTTCCCTCAACACTATAAAGCGGATTGGAGTGTTGCTTATGAGCAAAATTTGGAGTTGGTTTGATGGAATTGAAGTTACTGCAATGCCTCCTTATGTTGCTATTCAGTTCAAGAAGCCACAAAATTCCGCCAATGTGGGGCAAAGCGAATAACCTAGAACCCTCCAATAAAATGGGGGGTTCTTTTATACAGAAAACATGTAATAATTTAATTTGATCAATTAATGATTAATAAAATAGTTGCAAATATAATATGGAATAAAAATAAAAAATAGATTAACTGAAATGAATAATAAATTAATAAAAACAATAGGTAATAATCTCGGAGAAGCCAAGTACATCGCATAACAAAGTATTCACGCTGCGGGGCAATCGCCCCTTGGTTGTCAGATGTATAATCATGGAGGAAGCTCAGACAACAAACGACCCAGCCTAAGATAAGAGCTATCTAAGGCTGGGTCATTTCGTGAATACAAAAACGTTAGATGAAATCTCTGCAATATTTATTTTAAGTAATTCTAAGTAGAGAGGGTAAGAATCTATGATAAATGTTTCTTATTTAGCATTAACAGAACCAATTAAAATCATTATAGGTGCTTCATCGCAGAACTATGAAGGATGGATACAAACGCAAGAGGATGAACTGGATTTACTAAGATTAGAAGATTGGGAACAAAGTTTCAAAGATCGCAGAATTGAAGTAATACTATCAGAGCACGTTTGGGAGCATTTAACTTACGAAGAAGGAGTTCAGGCTGCAAAGATTTGTTACAAGTATTTGAATACGGGAGGTTATATTCGTTGTGCAGTTCCTGATGGATATTTTCCAAATGAAGAGTATCAGAACATAGTCAAGATTGGTGGCCCAGGACCACTGGATCACCCGGCAGCAAGTCATAAGATAGTACATAATTATAAGACTATAACTACTATGTTTGAGGAAGCAGGCTTTGAAGTAGAGTTATTAGAATATTGTGATGAAGATGGGGAGTTTTATTTTAAAGACTGGAATCCAGAGAATGGATTTATCTATAGGTCTAAGAGATTTGACCATCGAAACCAGAACGGAAATTTGGGATTTGTATCGTTAATTATTGATGCAAAAAAGAAATAATTGGATAGTATCTCGAAGAAGGCAGAGACATCATCTAACATAATATTCACGCTACGGGGCTCACGCCCCTTGATCGTCCGATGTTATAATCATGGGAGATAACTCAGACGACACACGAGCCGACCTAAGATAGGAGCTATCTAAGGTCGGCTCGCGTCGTGAATACTGAAACGTTATAGGAAATCAAAACATATTTGTGGGGGATTAACAAGTGAAGATACTTAATCAAGTTCAAGAAGATGAAGTAATTGCAGAATTCTTACTTGCAGAGATTAATTCAGATAGATTTAAGGAAGGAATATTAAATGCTCTTAGAGATCATGATTTAAATTTACTTATTAAACCCAATTTGAATGATCAAACCGAGAACAAAATTAGACGAGATATTCTGGGTCAGACAAGAGGATACGGTCGCAATACGGATTTGTTTGAGAATTTCCCTAAAGAAGTAAAATGGTATAAAGCTTTATTTAAGAAGCAAGATCTAAAGGAAGTAATGTACATCAACTATAGTTATTGGAATGAATTATCAAGTAATACTAGACTTCCTTTGCAGGCATCTAAGAATATCATGAATCAAATAGAAGTCTATGAGATTAGTAATCAAGGATTTCTAGATATTAACTTAGTTCTCAAGAACGGTAAAGTATTTCCAAGATTAATATTTGTGTCAATGAATGAGAACTCGCAAATAGTCGTATTAGAAGGTCATGCACGGTTAACAGCTTATTTTATTGAAAGTGAATATATACCCTATGAACTAGAAGTATTAATTGGGTACTCTGAGAAGTTTAGTGAATGGGATTTGTATTAAGAACATTGTGTAGGTTGTGCATAGAAGGTACTGACATCCTATAACATCGTATCTGCGCTGCGGTCCATTCGGCCCTTGGTTCGCTAGAAGCGGTATGCTGAGAAGTGGATTCGGCTCACAACCCTGCGAGGCTAAGTCCTTCGGACCCGGTCGCTATGCTCCCTTAAGCCTCTCGGGTTCGCAGATACAGTAACGTTATACGAAATCCTTGTAAAATCATTAAGGGAAGGAGATTAAATGAGATATTTAATAGTATTAATAATTTTATTTTCTCTTATTACAGTTGGCTGTAACAATAATATTGATTTTAATCAATTAGTAGATTCATTAGTTAAAGCGGAGAAGACCATGAATAGTAAAGAGCTAGTTACTACTACTGCAACGAGTTCAAGTTCAAGTGATGGTATGATCAATATTAGAATTATGGTAGAAGATAGATTAACAAATGAACAAGCAAAAGAATTAGTCTTTGATTTCTATGATGAAATAGAAAGAGGAATTACAGATTTAAACCTGTTTAGAAAAAGCTATCAAATTAATTTTGATATAAAGTCTGAAAAAGATGGAGATATAATATATAAAGGGCAAAGAAATAAAGGTGAAGAGCAGATTTGGTGGCAGTTCTAGAAGACAAGGACATCGTATAACAATATATTCACGCTTCGGCAGAAAAGCTGCCTCGGTCCGGCATGAAGTTAGAAGTGGATTCCGTGAGGCATTTCAGTTGCAGGGAAGTGTAATCAGCCGGACACATCCGCACCGACTAAGCGCATCGCGCCCGGCGACATTCGTCGCCTTAAGTCGGTGGGACGTCGTGAATACGGGAACGTTATATGAAAGATCGGCCCTAATACCTTTTTGTAAGCAGAGTCGTTCGACCCGTCCATGGGTCTGAGGTTTTTTTGTTGTATTTTTTTACCGCAGATGATAGTGTAATGTATAAAGCCAACTAAATTAGTTGGAATTATAACTTGGAGGGATGACTTTGTCCAGAATTGCAAAGAATCTCACAGAACTTATAGGTAATACTCCATTATTAGAGCTAGCTAATTTTACAAGAAAACACCAAGTTAAATCGAAAATCATTGTAAAATTGGAATACTTCAATCCTGCAGGCAGTGTAAAGGACAGAATTGGATTTGCAATGATTAAAGACGCTGAAGAAAGAGGTTTGATAAATCAGAATTCAGTAATCATTGAACCTACAAGCGGGAATACAGGTGTAGGGCTAGCCTTCGCAGCTGCAGCATTAGGATACAGATTGATCATCACTCTTCCTGAAAGTTTCAGTGTCGAACGTCGAAAATTATTGATTGCTCTAGGAGCGGAACTAGTTCTAACACCTGCTCCTGAAGGAATGTCAGGAGCAATAAAGAAGGCTGAAGAAATAGCGGCAACTATTCCAGATTCATTTATACCTCAACAATTTAAGAATCCGGCAAATCCAGAAATACATAAAAAGACGACAGCAGAAGAAATTTGGAGAGATACTGAAGGTAAAGTAGATATCTTTATTTGTGGTGTTGGAACAGGAGGAACAATATCTGGAGTAGGTGAAATACTTAAACAAAGAAAACCTACAGTAAAGATTGTCGCAATAGAGCCTTCCGACTCTCCAGTGCTTTCAGGAGGCAATAAGGGAGTTCATAAAATTCAAGGAATCGGCGCTGGCTTTGTTCCTGATAACTTTAATAGATTAGTTGTTGATGAAATTATACAAGTAAGAAATGAAGATGCATTCGAAACTGCTCGCTTTCTGGCTAGATCTGAGGGATTATTAGTTGGTATTTCATCTGGTGCTGCGGCATATGTTGCACTACAAGTTGCAATGAGACCGGAAAACGAAGACAAGAACATAGTAGTACTTCTTCCAGATACAGGTGAACGGTATTTATCGACTGCTCTTTATCCAGAAGTATAAGAAAAGTGAGTGAGCAGCTACATAATAGTGTAGCTGCTTAGCTTTTTTGTGAACCGACATCGTGTCTTTATTCGAAGAAGAGGGCTGATCCATCAAATAACATCGTATTCACGCTTCGGGGCATTCGCCCCACGGTCCGGCCGGAGTTAGGTGTGGATTCGATGAGGCATTTCAGTAGTAGAGAAGTATAATCAGCCGGACACATCCGCACCGACTAAGCGCATCGCGCCCGGCGACTTCGTCGCCTTAAGTCGGTGGGACGTCGTGAATACATTAACGTTAAGTGAAATACAAGTAAAAACATAGAGAGGCATAAACCATGAATACTAATGATATAGAATTCTTTGGCGATATGGACATTATAAGAAAAAGACTGGCTACCCTTGATTCGAATTTTTTTGAGACGATCTACAACAAGGACTCTTGGTACATAAAAGCGCAAGACTTATTTTCTGCGGCAAATGTTTTGAAAACCAGCATTCAACAAGAATTGAATAACAGGTTAAAAAATGAATCTGCATCTTTAAAAATTATGTTAGATTCAACTAACTTATCAAGTTCTTATATGCTGTTAGTTGGCTTTGCATTAGAGAATTTTTTGAAAGGAATTTTCATTGCACGAGAACCTCATAATCAAGAAAGTTTAAATAAAATGTTTCGGTTGAGTCATAATCTTAATGATCTTGCAGATCACTTAGAAATCGAAAAAACAGAAAATGAAAAGGAAATACTAACAAGGTTAACTAAGTATACGATTTGGGATGGTAGATATCCGACCCCAAGCCAGAAGAAAGAAAAGGAGTTTTCAAGTTCAAGAGGGATATTTTTATATAACATTGATTTTAAGATCATTGAAGGCTTAGTAAAGAAATTAGAAGCTGAGTTTTATGGATTCGAAGAAGACTTGTACATCACTTAACATAATATTCACGCTGCGGGCATACGCCCTTGGCCCGGCATTCGCCGGACACCCAGCATGCGCTGGGTCGTGAATACAGGAACGTTATGTGAAACCTATGCAAAGTAAATTCTCAAGGGGGTGACCCAATGAAGAGAATAATGGTAGTTGCTCTGATGATGATGTTATTTGCTGGTTGTAGTCCCAAAGAAGGGACCGAAATAAACCGGACTCTAAATGAAGGTGGAGGATTTATTTTAGAAGTAACTGAAGATCGTATTTTAGTGATTGAGAAGAAATATATGAATAAGACTTGGAAGGATATTATGGAGGAGTATGTCGGAGAAGCAATATGGTTAAGAACCAATACAAGAAACTTAAAACCTGGTCAAAAAATACATTATAAAATTAAGGGTGGAATCGACGAATCATACCCCTCACAAGCAGAAGCCAAAGAAATAAAGATAGTAAAGGAATAACATTTGGAAGTATTCAACGAGGGCATAGGCATCACATAACAGAGTATTCACGCTTCAGGACTATCGCCCTTTGGTTGTCAGATGTATAATCGTGGAAGAAAGCTCAGACAACAAACACCCCAGCCTTAGATAAGAGCTATCTAAGGCTGGGGTGTATCGTGAATACAAGAACGTTATAGGAAATCATCGTAAATCGTAACATCAAATTAAGTACCTATTGGCATTAATATCCTCAAGTGAGCAGCAAAATCGCAAAGCACATGATTATCGTGAAAACATTGATTATTCTCATGATAAAATTAATAATGTATACATAGCTTATCAAGGAGGCGGTTCAATTGGTAACCATGAATATTCGGACAGAAACTAGAAGGATAGCGCCTACTCGTCCATAAACTGCGTGTTTCTTTCATGATGAGGGCAACCAGTACATGCAAGAATATCAAACTATAAAAATGAATGATTTTTCAAATGATCAGATCAATCAAATCAGAATGCTAGAACAGTTGTGCAAGATATACGATAAGTCAAGTTTGAGGGTGGGGATCGAAAGCCTTAAAGAGATATATGGAGATCAGGCTTTTCTTTGCCAACACGAAGATCAGTTAATCGGTTTTCTAAGTTGGTATTCTTCAGATGGGATTGAAGCTAATATTAATAGTATGGTTCATCCGCAATTCCGCCGTTCTGGTGTTTTTCGGGGATTACTTAAAGGGGCAACGTCGGAGATGCAAATGCATGGCATCCTTACTTGCCGTTTCAGAATTACATCAAACTCTGAGTCAGGTATTGATTGTATAAGACATTTAGGGGCTAGCTTTAGTTCATCTGAATTCTCTATGACCTTCAAGGGCGTAGAAGTTACAAAATTATGTTTCGGAGACGTTAATTTGCGATTGGCTGTAGAACAGGATTTAGAGTTTTTGATTAAGTGTTTATCTCAGGCTTTTGGAGATTCAGAGTCTTGGACTAGGAAGTATTTGAGCCATACTAAAGAGCCTTCACGTATTACTTATATTGCTATGGACAGTCTGACACCAGTATAGGGATGATTAGAGTTAATTGTCTTCATACGAATACTGCTATTATCCATGATTTTTGTGTGCTTCCCGCAATTCAGGGGAGAGGATATGGCCGTGAAATTCTTTCGAGGGTAGTTAAGCTTTTGCAAAGTCAAGAGTATTCTCAAATCCGCTTGAGTGTAGTTACTCAAAATAGACGTGCATTAAGTCTTTATCAGTCAATAGGATTTGATGCTTCTTCCAAATCTCTTTATTATGTGATCCCTATTAATAACATTTAGTTGATTAAGATAAGGAAAAGAACTAGTTACAAAGTAAAAGATCTTGTTGGTATATCAAAGAAGACGCTGACATCCTATAACATAGTATTCACGCTGCAGGGCTATCACCCTTTGGTTGTCAGATGCTAATCATGGAAGGAAGCTCAGACAACAAACGACCCAGCCTAAGATAAGAGCTATCTAAGGCTGGGTCATTTCGTGAATACAAGAACGTTATAAGAAATCAGCGCAAAAACTTAAAACCCAAAAGCAAAGCAAATTTTTCCTTGTTAAACTAACGGGCAGGATAGTTTAATGGTTACATAAACATCACTTATCTATTATTTAGAGAATATCCATAATAGAATTTGGAGTTGATAGAATGAAATATGTTGAAGATAGATTATATGCAGAGCAATTGTTAAATGAAGCAGAAATATTAAATCCTGGACCTTGGGTTCAACACTCAAAAAACGTGGCAAAGGCAGCCGAATATATAGCGTTAGATTTACTAAAGGCTGGATACGAAATTGACCCAAATATAGCTTATACAAGTGGACTATTACATGATATTGGTCGATATATAGGTTTTACCCCTTCAGTCATTCATGCACTGGATGGCTATCTATTTATGATTAATAAGGGCTTCGAGGGCACTGCTAATGTTTGTATTACACATGAAATTGCAATAACAGATTTAGAGCTAATTAACGGTTGGACGGAAATCCCCCTTCACGTACAAAAACAATTAAGTGCACTACAAAATCAAATTGAATGGACAATCTATGACAAACTAATAAGAGTATGTGATGCATTAGCAGATGATAAGGGATTTTCAACAATAGAAAAGAGAATCGTATCGGCTGCCATTAGAAATGGAGTCAATTCTAATTCTCCAATTTCATGGAAATACTACTTCATTATT
Above is a window of Paenibacillus sp. FSL K6-1330 DNA encoding:
- a CDS encoding HD domain-containing protein, whose translation is MKYVEDRLYAEQLLNEAEILNPGPWVQHSKNVAKAAEYIALDLLKAGYEIDPNIAYTSGLLHDIGRYIGFTPSVIHALDGYLFMINKGFEGTANVCITHEIAITDLELINGWTEIPLHVQKQLSALQNQIEWTIYDKLIRVCDALADDKGFSTIEKRIVSAAIRNGVNSNSPISWKYYFIIKQEIESIIQKSIYRCLPNIEESIYTDMALIGRK